One Nitrospiraceae bacterium DNA segment encodes these proteins:
- the hybB gene encoding Ni/Fe-hydrogenase cytochrome b subunit: protein MADNKPLGGKILTKPFLVCLVILAIAGILLIKRLIFGVGSVTNLTDGYPWGIWIAYDVVVGTALACGGYAMALLIYVLNKGEYYPLIRSAILTSVFGYTLAGVSIFFDVGRYWQLHNMFLPWFSQINSILFEVGVCIALYVLVLWIEFTPSFLEKWKTEKYLKIANKFMFIFIAIGILLPTMHQSSLGSLLIIAGQKVSPLWQTNLLPLLFLTTAITMGYSIVVMESILSSLGFRMPLETPILGKLSKIIPRLIVFYLVVRFGELIYRGQLGLALNGDFKGFMFIVENILYLIPVVILFQSKNLTKPRMIFIAAVSMLLAGSVYRFNAFLVGFDPGPGWHYFPSFSETMITLGFISIEIMGYLYLVKKLPVLPVLRHT from the coding sequence ATGGCAGATAACAAGCCGCTAGGCGGAAAAATCCTTACAAAACCGTTTCTGGTCTGCTTGGTCATTTTGGCAATCGCTGGGATCCTGCTGATTAAAAGACTTATATTCGGCGTGGGTTCTGTAACAAATCTCACTGACGGTTATCCATGGGGAATATGGATTGCATATGATGTTGTTGTCGGTACAGCGCTTGCTTGCGGCGGTTACGCAATGGCCCTGTTGATATATGTTTTAAACAAAGGCGAGTACTATCCTCTTATACGTTCAGCCATACTTACAAGCGTGTTTGGATATACACTGGCTGGCGTATCAATATTTTTCGATGTTGGACGTTACTGGCAGCTGCATAATATGTTCCTGCCGTGGTTTTCGCAGATTAACTCGATACTGTTTGAGGTTGGGGTCTGCATAGCCTTGTACGTCTTAGTTCTCTGGATCGAGTTCACTCCTTCATTCCTAGAAAAATGGAAAACAGAAAAGTATTTGAAAATAGCCAATAAGTTCATGTTTATATTTATCGCTATAGGCATTCTGCTTCCCACAATGCACCAGTCATCTCTAGGTTCTCTGCTTATTATAGCTGGACAAAAGGTATCGCCTCTGTGGCAGACAAATCTTCTTCCGTTATTGTTTCTCACAACTGCCATAACAATGGGCTACTCCATAGTCGTGATGGAGTCAATTCTTTCATCTCTTGGATTCAGAATGCCTCTTGAAACTCCGATACTTGGGAAACTTTCAAAAATAATACCGAGGCTTATAGTCTTTTATCTTGTTGTGCGTTTTGGCGAGCTTATCTACAGAGGACAGCTCGGTCTTGCATTAAACGGTGATTTCAAGGGATTCATGTTTATAGTAGAAAATATACTGTATTTAATACCTGTTGTTATTTTGTTTCAGTCGAAAAATCTGACTAAGCCGCGCATGATATTCATCGCCGCTGTCTCAATGCTGCTTGCAGGTTCAGTCTATAGATTCAACGCCTTTCTGGTCGGATTTGATCCGGGTCCGGGATGGCATTACTTCCCATCTTTCTCAGAGACAATGATCACCCTTGGTTTCATTTCTATAGAGATAATGGGATATTTATATTTAGTAAAAAAACTGCCTGTATTGCCTGTTCTGCGGCATACATAA
- the hybA gene encoding hydrogenase 2 operon protein HybA, translating into MDLKRRDFIKGVACSSLLLAADAPSVFAAEPRKTLSSDALGILYDATLCVGCKACVAACKQNNDMPPDHTTEEKLYDDPIDLSGKTLNIIKLYKHGAGTEKDNETGYSYIKRHCMHCIDPSCISACPVKALTKNPKNGIVEYNKDACVGCRYCQLACPYNIPKFEWLEAFPQIRKCQLCSHLIKKGKISACCDVCPTGASLFGNVNDLLKEAKRRLEMKPGEENVFPVASINSKDTTARPAGKYFQHIYGEKEGGGTQVLFLAGVSHEKLGLPKLSDRADAAVSEGIQHGIYKGMIGPVALLAGLLFTVYKNTKKDDK; encoded by the coding sequence ATGGATCTAAAGAGGAGAGATTTTATTAAAGGAGTTGCATGCAGCAGTCTGCTGCTAGCAGCAGACGCTCCCTCTGTCTTTGCAGCAGAGCCTCGAAAGACACTTTCATCTGATGCGCTTGGCATTCTTTATGATGCCACGCTCTGCGTTGGATGCAAGGCCTGTGTAGCTGCCTGCAAGCAGAATAATGACATGCCTCCTGATCATACTACAGAGGAAAAGCTCTATGATGACCCTATAGATCTTTCAGGCAAGACGCTGAATATCATCAAGCTTTACAAACACGGCGCCGGCACTGAAAAAGATAATGAGACCGGGTATTCATACATAAAGAGACATTGCATGCACTGCATTGATCCTTCGTGCATCTCAGCCTGTCCTGTAAAAGCACTCACAAAAAATCCTAAAAACGGTATTGTTGAATACAATAAAGATGCATGTGTAGGCTGTCGCTATTGCCAGCTTGCATGTCCGTATAATATTCCTAAATTCGAGTGGCTTGAGGCATTTCCGCAGATCAGAAAATGTCAGCTATGTTCTCACCTTATTAAGAAGGGAAAGATATCAGCCTGCTGCGATGTATGCCCTACAGGAGCATCACTTTTCGGCAATGTTAATGACCTTCTTAAAGAGGCAAAACGAAGACTGGAAATGAAGCCTGGCGAAGAAAATGTGTTTCCTGTAGCGTCAATTAACTCAAAAGACACAACAGCCCGGCCAGCAGGAAAATATTTTCAGCATATTTACGGTGAGAAAGAAGGCGGAGGAACACAGGTTCTTTTCCTCGCAGGAGTATCCCATGAAAAACTTGGACTTCCTAAACTTTCCGATAGAGCAGATGCTGCTGTTTCAGAGGGCATACAGCACGGAATTTATAAAGGCATGATCGGACCTGTTGCGTTGTTAGCAGGCCTTCTGTTTACGGTATACAAGAATACAAAAAAAGATGATAAATAA
- a CDS encoding hydrogenase small subunit → MNKHDFESVRKRLGGVSRRDFLKFCTVMAASMGLPLGMGAEIAEAIINPKRPPVIWLSFQECTGCVESLLRSTHPTLEHLILDLISLDYSETLCAAAGHQVEALKKKSIEENKGKFILVVDGSIPTKDNGIYCKIAGKTALEILKETAPHAAAIIAMGSCASWGGIPSAGPNPTGAKPVSEIIKDKPVVAIPGCPPNPYNLLSTVIHFLTFKKLPELDDKGRPKFAYGELIHENCERRPHYDAGRFAKQFGDDGHRKGWCLYKLGCKGPETYSNCPSIQFGDTGAGAGTWPVGVGHPCFGCTEKGVGFNIPLHTVAKVKNFTPPDTYPRIVEEKSGGATVLGAAVVAGIAGAAIGAGVSVAKKLGESEEENKDNKKVR, encoded by the coding sequence ATGAACAAGCATGATTTTGAGTCTGTCAGAAAACGGCTTGGCGGAGTATCGCGAAGAGATTTTCTGAAATTCTGTACTGTCATGGCTGCAAGTATGGGGCTGCCTCTAGGCATGGGAGCAGAAATTGCCGAGGCAATAATTAACCCCAAAAGACCGCCGGTAATTTGGCTGTCATTCCAGGAATGTACCGGATGCGTTGAGTCTTTATTAAGGTCAACTCACCCTACACTGGAACATCTTATTCTTGATCTCATTTCTCTCGACTACTCTGAAACTCTCTGCGCAGCAGCTGGACATCAGGTCGAGGCTTTAAAGAAAAAATCCATCGAAGAAAACAAGGGGAAATTCATTCTCGTAGTCGACGGCTCAATCCCTACAAAAGACAATGGGATATACTGCAAGATTGCAGGAAAAACCGCACTCGAGATTCTAAAGGAAACAGCGCCTCATGCAGCAGCGATCATTGCAATGGGCTCATGTGCATCATGGGGTGGGATACCGTCAGCAGGTCCAAATCCAACCGGCGCTAAACCTGTATCAGAAATTATTAAAGACAAGCCTGTTGTAGCAATCCCGGGATGTCCGCCAAATCCATACAATCTTCTTTCAACTGTAATTCACTTTCTGACATTTAAAAAACTTCCCGAACTTGACGATAAAGGCAGACCTAAATTCGCATACGGCGAGCTTATACATGAGAATTGCGAACGCAGACCTCATTATGATGCAGGAAGATTCGCAAAACAGTTCGGAGACGATGGTCATAGAAAAGGCTGGTGTCTCTATAAACTTGGATGCAAAGGACCAGAAACATATTCAAACTGTCCGTCAATTCAGTTTGGCGACACCGGAGCAGGAGCAGGCACATGGCCTGTTGGAGTTGGACATCCATGTTTCGGCTGTACAGAAAAAGGCGTAGGCTTCAATATACCGCTTCATACTGTTGCTAAGGTTAAAAACTTTACCCCACCAGACACATATCCGCGAATCGTTGAAGAGAAGAGCGGCGGCGCAACAGTTCTCGGCGCTGCAGTTGTTGCAGGTATTGCAGGCGCAGCAATCGGAGCAGGCGTATCAGTTGCTAAAAAACTTGGTGAATCCGAAGAAGAAAATAAAGATAATAAAAAAGTGAGGTAG
- the bioA gene encoding adenosylmethionine--8-amino-7-oxononanoate transaminase, giving the protein MSDINNRKKLLEADRKFIWHPFTQMKEWAETEPVIISEARDCFIKDIDGRWYLDGVSSIWVNIHGHRKKEIDEAIKEQVDKVSHSTLLGLSNVPAIKLAERLAKLMHDSGFNISKTFYSDNGSTSVEVALKMAFQYWIHKGVKGRNTFLSLNNAYHGDTLGAVSVGGIDIFHKTFKPLLFKTYKAPSPYCYRCELKLSYPSCKMACLKKMEDILKKYSSSIAAVIIEPLVQAAGGMIVSPEGYLKGVRDLCTKYNVLMIADEVATGFGRTGKMFACEHEKVTPDIICLSKGITGGYLPLSVTVTNNEIYNAFLGEFKDLKTFFHGHSYTGNPIACAAALACLEIFEKEETLKKLQPKIQMLKEWLKEILSMPSVGDVRNKGLMAGVELVENKKTKKPYQWEDKIGWKIANYARENGVFLRPLGNVIVIMPPLSISEVNLEQMLVVVKNAISGVQ; this is encoded by the coding sequence ATGAGCGATATAAATAACAGAAAAAAACTCTTAGAGGCTGACAGAAAATTCATCTGGCATCCATTCACGCAGATGAAAGAGTGGGCTGAGACCGAGCCTGTCATCATCTCTGAAGCAAGAGACTGTTTCATAAAAGACATTGACGGCAGATGGTATCTCGACGGAGTGTCATCAATCTGGGTGAACATCCACGGCCACAGAAAAAAAGAGATTGATGAGGCAATAAAAGAACAAGTTGATAAAGTCTCGCACTCAACACTTCTTGGATTAAGCAATGTTCCGGCAATAAAGCTTGCAGAGAGACTTGCAAAGCTCATGCATGATTCTGGCTTTAATATTTCTAAGACTTTTTATTCTGATAATGGTTCAACATCAGTTGAAGTCGCATTAAAGATGGCATTCCAGTATTGGATACATAAGGGAGTGAAAGGCAGAAACACATTTCTCTCTTTGAACAACGCATATCATGGAGATACATTGGGCGCGGTAAGTGTCGGCGGCATAGATATTTTTCACAAGACATTCAAGCCATTGTTGTTCAAAACATATAAAGCTCCGTCTCCATACTGCTACAGGTGTGAACTTAAACTTAGTTATCCGAGTTGCAAAATGGCGTGTCTTAAAAAAATGGAGGATATTCTAAAAAAATATTCATCCAGCATCGCTGCAGTTATAATCGAACCGCTGGTTCAAGCAGCAGGCGGAATGATTGTCTCGCCAGAAGGATATTTAAAAGGGGTCAGAGATCTATGCACAAAATATAATGTTCTAATGATAGCTGATGAGGTTGCAACGGGATTCGGAAGAACAGGGAAGATGTTTGCCTGCGAACATGAAAAAGTAACCCCGGATATAATCTGTCTTTCGAAAGGAATTACAGGTGGATATCTGCCTTTGTCAGTAACAGTCACAAACAATGAGATCTATAATGCATTTCTTGGCGAGTTCAAAGATTTAAAAACATTTTTCCACGGTCATTCATACACAGGAAACCCTATTGCATGCGCAGCGGCTCTGGCATGTCTTGAGATATTCGAGAAAGAAGAAACACTGAAAAAACTTCAGCCTAAAATCCAGATGCTTAAAGAGTGGCTCAAAGAAATATTATCCATGCCGAGTGTTGGAGACGTCAGAAACAAAGGGCTTATGGCAGGAGTTGAATTAGTCGAGAATAAAAAAACTAAAAAGCCGTATCAATGGGAAGATAAAATTGGATGGAAGATTGCAAATTATGCGAGAGAAAATGGAGTCTTCTTAAGACCACTTGGAAATGTGATTGTAATAATGCCGCCTTTGAGCATAAGCGAGGTGAATCTAGAGCAGATGCTTGTGGTGGTAAAAAACGCAATTAGTGGAGTACAATAA
- a CDS encoding OsmC family protein, producing the protein MENEHENIDLSCHDEKNRHLLKTTLNLEKDLVFKARTQSGYEIDFDANVEWGCMPTESLLMSLSGCHAIYVVSFLRKMKVEIASFKMNISGERRSNPPQYFRSIEMVINISGKNITPEKMDKAISLSKEKYCSVQHSLRKDLKINVKYNITNE; encoded by the coding sequence ATGGAAAACGAACATGAGAACATAGACCTTAGCTGCCATGATGAAAAGAACAGGCATTTACTTAAAACTACACTAAATCTTGAGAAGGATTTAGTTTTTAAAGCAAGAACACAGAGCGGTTACGAGATTGATTTTGATGCCAATGTAGAGTGGGGATGCATGCCCACAGAGTCTTTGCTTATGAGTCTTTCAGGCTGTCATGCAATATATGTCGTGTCTTTTCTTAGAAAAATGAAGGTTGAGATTGCAAGCTTTAAGATGAACATATCAGGCGAGAGAAGATCAAACCCTCCGCAGTATTTCAGATCAATCGAAATGGTTATAAATATCTCAGGCAAAAACATTACTCCTGAAAAAATGGATAAGGCTATATCTTTATCAAAGGAAAAATACTGTTCTGTGCAGCATTCGCTCAGAAAAGATTTAAAGATTAACGTGAAATATAATATAACGAATGAGTAA
- a CDS encoding Rdx family protein — MAARIEKEVGYRSDLLPGNNGIFDVIVDGNIIYSKHQAGKFPEEQEVIILIKNLK; from the coding sequence CTGGCGGCTCGAATTGAAAAAGAGGTTGGGTACAGAAGCGATCTGCTTCCCGGAAATAACGGCATTTTCGATGTAATAGTGGATGGAAACATTATATATTCGAAGCATCAGGCAGGAAAATTTCCGGAAGAACAGGAAGTAATCATACTAATAAAAAATCTAAAATGA
- the pdxA gene encoding 4-hydroxythreonine-4-phosphate dehydrogenase PdxA — protein MKKIAITMGDAAGVGPEIIIKAVSSNKITNLCTPIIIADRLVIEEIISLLQSQIKIKTIQSADECISDPECINLIDLKLLKKFHTCRPSAENGKACVSYIQKAVELALNKEVDAIVTAPISKESLNMAGLKWPGHTEMLAEFTGTKDYAMMLIGGQLKVLLVTIHTSIKTVPKQITKEKVLKTILIAKKAADMLDIKHPRIAVAGLNPHAGEAGMFGDEEIKEIVPAIAEAKKHGVTVTGPYPPDTVFYKAYNQELDIVICMYHDQGLIPLKMTAFEEGVNITIGLPIIRTSPDHGTAYDIAWKGIANPSSMIEAIKLAVRLRI, from the coding sequence ATGAAAAAGATTGCTATAACAATGGGCGATGCTGCGGGCGTAGGCCCTGAAATTATTATCAAGGCCGTCTCATCTAATAAGATCACGAACCTCTGCACGCCAATTATTATCGCCGACAGATTAGTTATCGAAGAAATAATCAGCCTTCTTCAATCTCAAATTAAAATAAAAACAATCCAGTCAGCAGATGAATGCATATCAGACCCTGAATGCATAAATCTTATTGACTTGAAGCTTCTGAAAAAATTTCATACATGCAGACCATCTGCTGAAAATGGAAAGGCATGTGTAAGTTACATCCAAAAAGCTGTTGAACTTGCCTTGAATAAAGAAGTTGATGCAATTGTGACAGCGCCAATTTCAAAAGAATCATTGAATATGGCGGGTTTGAAATGGCCCGGTCATACTGAGATGCTTGCTGAATTTACTGGGACAAAAGACTACGCAATGATGCTTATCGGCGGACAATTAAAAGTCCTGCTTGTAACGATTCATACATCTATTAAAACCGTGCCTAAACAAATTACAAAAGAAAAAGTTTTAAAAACAATACTGATTGCTAAAAAAGCCGCTGACATGCTTGACATTAAGCATCCCCGCATTGCAGTTGCAGGCCTCAATCCTCATGCAGGAGAAGCAGGCATGTTCGGAGATGAAGAGATAAAAGAGATTGTTCCTGCAATTGCAGAGGCAAAAAAACATGGAGTTACTGTAACAGGTCCATATCCGCCAGACACAGTATTTTACAAAGCATATAATCAGGAACTGGATATTGTTATCTGCATGTATCATGATCAGGGCTTAATTCCACTTAAGATGACTGCATTTGAAGAAGGAGTAAATATAACAATCGGTCTTCCCATCATCAGAACATCGCCTGACCATGGCACTGCTTATGACATTGCATGGAAGGGGATCGCAAATCCATCAAGCATGATCGAAGCTATAAAACTCGCAGTAAGGCTCAGGATATAA
- a CDS encoding secondary thiamine-phosphate synthase enzyme YjbQ, which translates to MKTFRKELWFNVPSRRAFINITPQVEECLRESKISEGIVLVNAMHITASVFINDDESGLHSDFDKWLEKLAPNEPVTQYKHNNAEDNADAHLKRQIMGREVIVAITNAKLDFGPWEQIFYGEFDGKRKKRVLVKIIGE; encoded by the coding sequence ATGAAAACATTTCGCAAAGAACTGTGGTTCAATGTCCCGTCAAGAAGGGCGTTTATAAACATCACTCCGCAGGTTGAGGAGTGTCTGAGAGAAAGCAAAATAAGCGAGGGCATTGTGCTTGTTAATGCAATGCACATCACAGCCTCTGTTTTTATAAATGATGACGAATCGGGACTGCATTCTGATTTTGATAAATGGCTTGAAAAACTCGCGCCTAATGAACCTGTCACACAATATAAACACAATAACGCTGAAGACAATGCTGATGCGCATTTAAAGCGCCAGATTATGGGGAGGGAAGTTATAGTTGCTATTACAAACGCTAAACTTGATTTCGGGCCGTGGGAGCAGATTTTTTACGGCGAGTTTGACGGGAAAAGAAAAAAAAGGGTTTTGGTTAAGATAATAGGGGAATGA
- a CDS encoding DUF401 family protein: MLDVLKITAVFVIILILLRKKWNIGYVMLVAAGTLALLYLMPLTLIVSSIKNALIDKVTIKLALALTMIKSFELVLRENDVLAEMMKASRALLQRKKAVIISMPLLIGLLPSIGGAYFSAPMVDESTKDMKMSQEEKAFVNYWFRHPWEYILPLYPGILLASAVTGIELRTMIIANATYAVFIFVTGFIFGMKEVKGKFPLSEGISKKGALSFIPVAAVLALVVVFNFELHYALLILLLGLFIFYRYKIKNMARVILHGLSIDVLLLIAGVMVFKEIMEVSGSVKNLSGVLTETGVPLMPILALLPFVSGLLTGLTAGFVGTTFPLILSIVKEPSIGVITFAFAAGFMGVLFSPVHVCLVLTREYFKADIWGVYKKIIPAGLIVFFIAVIEYFILK; encoded by the coding sequence ATGCTTGACGTTCTGAAAATCACTGCTGTATTTGTTATCATCCTGATCCTTCTCAGAAAAAAATGGAACATTGGGTATGTAATGCTCGTAGCTGCCGGTACACTTGCCTTGTTGTATTTAATGCCCCTGACTTTAATAGTATCCTCGATAAAAAACGCTCTTATTGACAAGGTAACAATCAAGCTTGCACTAGCGCTAACTATGATAAAGAGCTTTGAGCTTGTGCTTCGGGAGAATGATGTGCTTGCTGAGATGATGAAGGCGTCAAGGGCTCTGCTCCAGAGAAAAAAAGCGGTGATAATCTCGATGCCTCTGCTTATAGGTCTTCTTCCTTCAATCGGTGGCGCATATTTCTCAGCTCCAATGGTGGATGAATCCACAAAAGATATGAAGATGTCTCAAGAGGAAAAGGCATTTGTGAATTACTGGTTCAGGCATCCATGGGAATATATACTTCCGCTTTATCCCGGCATACTGCTTGCCTCAGCAGTAACAGGCATAGAATTAAGAACCATGATCATTGCTAACGCAACTTATGCTGTTTTTATTTTTGTGACAGGATTTATTTTTGGCATGAAAGAGGTAAAGGGAAAATTCCCTTTATCAGAAGGCATATCTAAAAAAGGCGCGCTGAGTTTTATCCCTGTCGCAGCTGTTCTTGCGCTTGTTGTTGTATTTAATTTCGAACTTCACTACGCGCTTTTGATTCTGCTGCTGGGGCTTTTCATTTTTTACAGATACAAAATCAAAAATATGGCAAGGGTTATTCTGCACGGCTTATCAATCGATGTTTTGCTCCTTATAGCTGGTGTGATGGTTTTTAAGGAGATTATGGAGGTTTCAGGCTCGGTAAAAAATCTAAGCGGAGTTCTGACTGAAACAGGAGTGCCTCTGATGCCGATTCTTGCGCTTCTGCCTTTTGTAAGCGGACTGCTCACAGGGCTTACAGCCGGTTTTGTTGGAACCACATTTCCTCTTATATTAAGCATTGTAAAAGAGCCTTCAATCGGTGTGATCACATTTGCTTTTGCCGCGGGATTTATGGGCGTTTTGTTCTCGCCGGTTCATGTCTGTCTTGTGCTGACAAGGGAGTATTTCAAGGCAGACATATGGGGAGTGTACAAAAAAATTATCCCGGCAGGTTTAATTGTTTTTTTCATCGCTGTTATAGAGTATTTTATTCTCAAGTAA
- a CDS encoding CD225/dispanin family protein: MFCTKCGTQNEDNAFKCIKCGNALQRTASIQSTQSVPNYLAQAILVTIFCCLPFGIPAIVFAAQVNGKLAAGDYNGALETSKKAKMWCWVSFWVGLGVVILYLLALMIPLMLGGSKSF, from the coding sequence ATGTTTTGTACAAAATGCGGGACACAGAATGAGGATAATGCTTTCAAATGTATTAAATGCGGCAATGCTTTACAAAGAACTGCTAGTATACAAAGCACACAGAGTGTGCCGAATTATCTAGCACAGGCAATTTTGGTTACTATTTTTTGCTGTCTTCCATTTGGGATTCCAGCGATAGTATTTGCAGCACAGGTGAACGGCAAGCTTGCAGCAGGTGATTATAACGGAGCTCTAGAGACCTCAAAAAAAGCTAAGATGTGGTGCTGGGTATCTTTCTGGGTGGGACTGGGCGTTGTGATTCTCTACCTGCTGGCGCTGATGATCCCGCTTATGCTTGGAGGTTCAAAAAGTTTTTAA
- a CDS encoding DUF2752 domain-containing protein, translated as MKYPIYLYIGTALFLLLIFLFNPTESLIFPPCLFKKLTGFYCPGCGSLRAFHQILHGNLAAAFGFNPMAVLMIPFLAGYILYDGVMNKIFQQKILMPPIVIWTLLFIIILFGILRNIPIYPFILLAP; from the coding sequence TTGAAATATCCAATATATTTATATATAGGAACAGCTTTATTTTTACTGCTGATATTTTTATTTAATCCGACTGAGTCGCTAATTTTCCCTCCCTGTCTGTTTAAAAAACTGACAGGATTTTACTGCCCGGGCTGCGGTTCATTGCGAGCATTTCACCAAATATTGCACGGCAATCTGGCTGCTGCTTTTGGATTTAATCCCATGGCTGTTTTGATGATCCCCTTTTTAGCAGGGTATATTTTGTATGATGGGGTCATGAATAAAATTTTTCAACAGAAAATTCTGATGCCGCCTATAGTGATCTGGACTCTGTTATTTATTATCATACTATTCGGAATCCTCAGAAACATCCCGATTTACCCTTTTATTCTGCTGGCGCCATAA
- the yajC gene encoding preprotein translocase subunit YajC, which yields MFSFTDIAWAMGPAQQDGGAQGAGSMIQSLLPLIIIFVIFYFLLIRPQQKRQKEHKAMINSLKRGDKIVTSSGIYGVVESVGTITVTVKIAENVKVKFGKDAVAAIRLASEEE from the coding sequence ATGTTTTCATTTACAGATATTGCGTGGGCAATGGGTCCGGCACAGCAGGATGGAGGAGCACAGGGCGCAGGCTCGATGATACAGTCTTTACTCCCCCTGATAATAATCTTTGTAATCTTTTATTTTCTCCTTATAAGACCTCAGCAAAAGAGGCAGAAGGAGCACAAGGCTATGATAAACAGCCTTAAAAGAGGCGACAAGATTGTTACTTCTAGCGGTATTTATGGTGTTGTTGAATCTGTCGGCACAATTACAGTGACAGTGAAGATCGCTGAAAATGTAAAGGTAAAATTCGGCAAAGACGCTGTTGCAGCTATCAGGCTGGCTTCAGAGGAAGAATAA
- a CDS encoding HD domain-containing protein: MAPDLDRLHNNIRARLYIKMADKYLDTIGYTEHGLRHTDIVSKTAYDIMKKLSYNEKDTELAAAAGFLHDIGNMLGRQNHQNLGAILAKEVLEELGYELEDIVKIMMAIAIHEEDGAEIPDVISAALVIADKADVHRSRVRNPKMVSEDIHDRVNYAATESKLKVDPDKKLIVLSLVIDTKISQVIEYFAIFLTRMMACKKAAGVLGCEFELFINNTRMA; this comes from the coding sequence TTGGCTCCTGATCTGGACAGATTACACAATAATATAAGGGCCAGGCTCTATATAAAGATGGCAGACAAATATCTTGATACCATCGGCTACACTGAACATGGTCTTAGACACACAGATATAGTATCTAAAACTGCATATGATATCATGAAGAAACTTTCCTATAATGAAAAAGATACGGAACTGGCAGCAGCAGCAGGATTTCTTCATGACATCGGCAATATGCTTGGAAGACAGAACCATCAGAATCTCGGAGCGATTCTCGCAAAGGAAGTGCTGGAAGAACTTGGATATGAATTAGAAGACATTGTTAAAATAATGATGGCAATAGCAATACACGAAGAGGACGGAGCAGAGATACCTGATGTTATTTCAGCAGCGCTTGTAATTGCCGATAAAGCTGATGTTCATAGAAGCAGGGTCAGAAACCCGAAGATGGTGAGCGAAGACATACACGACAGAGTAAATTATGCGGCAACAGAATCGAAGCTGAAAGTTGATCCTGATAAAAAACTTATAGTGCTTTCACTTGTCATAGACACAAAAATCTCTCAGGTGATAGAATATTTTGCGATATTTTTGACTCGTATGATGGCGTGCAAAAAAGCAGCCGGTGTTTTGGGCTGTGAGTTCGAGCTTTTTATAAACAATACTCGGATGGCATAA